From Tubulanus polymorphus chromosome 9, tnTubPoly1.2, whole genome shotgun sequence, a single genomic window includes:
- the LOC141910975 gene encoding uncharacterized protein LOC141910975, with translation MMKSLIGVVLAVFLLASLIRAYPLEDEMGSAKRSLSPNEDGNAIGERSYNRHEDSDDSGTSGEDQSRMMSGNPAKRERLRKMPDSYNLDEDSDVSGKSGEERENVFDMILAANAALGTKKRMLADEDSTNTGTDEDDDESNEIHGSGNQSGDDDDDDDDDDTEGSGGDDDEEKNVDDEVNEINDSSNNENLREIDDAELVEGDIIAVPGDSIEKRSATTGQIWVNRTVPYVLDGTLSSRGKQAIPVAIAELHKKTCLKFVPKRPADRYWLKFFKGGGCYSYIGRYKAGGQPVSIGSGCEYNGIIIHEIMHALGFFHEQSRPDRDSNVKILWENIQDGRDNNFRKSSSSDAQNLIYDFGSVMHYSSKAFSKNGKHTIQAIVNPKRTLGQRYGPSNLDITGINILYKCVTAPGMIKTEWSAWSNCNSTCIRVRERFCKASAVCPDVKNNGLEKQTKRCTDTECKAKIDGHWGRWSTYTACSVSCGKGTRQRTRRCDDPAPRNGGATCTGNATETTTCFQKCLGKYDTNFETLKPGLWTQVGKLKFRRHKGRTTSSHTGPSKDHTSGTGYYVYLEASNPAKTGQAATLQSPRLSINASNCTLEFYYHMYGRNMGSLEVVAVFQSLNGYRRISLFKKTGNQGDAWKHASARISSTNNVMIQFIATRGRSYTSDIALDDLSFIGCRMGPAINKTMPPTPKPPGTRPPVATTAPTRLPITPTKRPTLGKYDTNFETVKPGLWTQVGKLKFRRVKGRTSSTNTGPSKDHTSGTGYYVYMEASSPAKPGQAAALKSPAFSIGSSNCTLEFYYHMYGRYMGTLEVVAVYQSLNGASRISLFKKTGNQGNAWKRGIAGIKSTRNVTIQFIATRGKSYTSDIALDDLSFIGCQMGPAINKTMPPTPKPPRTRPPVATTLNPSTGKWTAWSSWSSCSTTCGQGQQTRTRKCPAGETCSGSATENRSCTELDLSVQVVDGKVNIVHC, from the exons ATGATGAAGTCGCTGATAGGAGTGGTTTTAGCCGTGTTTCTCCTGGCCTCGTTAATCCGCGCTTATCCTTTGGAAGATG AAATGGGAAGCGCTAAGCGCAGTTTATCTCCCAATGAAGATGGGAACGCCATTGGCGAGCGCAGTTACAATCGGCACGAGGATTCCGACGATAGCGGCACAAGCGGTG AAGACCAATCCCGCATGATGTCCGGCAATCCAGCCAAGCGAGAGCGACTTAGAAAAA TGCCCGATAGTTATAACCTGGACGAGGATTCGGACGTTAGCGGCAAAAGCGGTG aagaacGCGAAAACGTTTTCGATATGATATTGGCCGCCAATGCAGCTCTCGGCACGAAAAAGCGAATGCTAG CGGACGAAGATTCGACCAATACCGGCactgatgaagatgatgatgaaagtaaCGAAATTCATGGAAGCG GTAACCAAAGTggtgacgatgatgatgacgacgacgatgatgatacTGAAGGGAGTGGCG GTGACGATGACGAAGAGAAAAACGTCGACGATGAAGTAAACGAAATTAACGATAGTT CCAATAACGAGAATCTACGCGAGATAGACGACGCAGAACTCGTGGAAGGAGATATTATTGCCGTTCCTGGGGATTCCATAGAGAAAAGATCGGCGACAACAGGGCAAATCTGGGTTAATAGAACGGTGCCATACGTTCTTGATGGAACTCTATCGTCGA GAGGGAAACAAGCTATACCGGTGGCTATAGCCGAACTACATAAGAAGACCTGCTTGAAATTCGTCCCGAAACGCCCAGCGGATAGATACTGGCTTAAATTCTTTAAAGGCGGAGG ATGTTACTCGTACATTGGAAGATATAAAGCCGGTGGTCAGCCAGTATCGATCGGTTCAGGTTGTGAATATAACGGCATTATAATACACGAGATTATGCACGCCTTAG GATTCTTTCATGAACAAAGCCGACCCGATAGAGATAGCAACGTGAAAATACTCTGGGAAAATATTCAAGACG GTCGCGATAACAACTTCCGAAAGTCTTCGAGCTCCGATGCACAAAATCTCATTTACGATTTCGGTAGCGTCATGCATTACTCGAGTAAAGCTTTCTCAAAGAACGGCAAACACACAATCCAAGCTATCGTTAATCCTAAACGAACTCTCGGACAGCGATATGGACCTAGCAATCTGGACATCACTGGCATCAATATCTTGTATAAATGCGTAACAG CTCCAGGAATGATAAAGACGGAGTGGTCGGCTTGGAGCAATTGCAATTCCACGTGCATCAGAGTGCGTGAACGCTTTTGTAAAGCGAGTGCAGTTTGTCCAGATGTAAAAAACAACGgtttagaaaaacaaacaaaacgaTGCACCGACACAGAATGTAAAG CAAAGATTGATGGACACTGGGGTCGTTGGTCGACTTACACTGCATGCAGCGTATCCTGTGGAAAGGGTACTCGCCAAAGAACTAGACGATGCGATGACCCGGCTCCTCGTAATGGCGGTGCTACATGCACGGGCAACGCGACCGAAACGACAACCTGCTTTCAGAAATGCTTAG GCAAATACGACACTAACTTCGAAACTCTGAAGCCAGGCCTTTGGACACAAGTTGGAAAGCTGAAGTTTCGCAGACATAAGGGCCGAACCACTTCGTCCCACACGGGCCCATCAAAAGACCATACATCTGGAACTG GTTACTACGTGTACTTGGAGGCATCGAATCCCGCTAAAACGGGACAAGCAGCTACCTTGCAATCCCCGCGACTCAGTATTAACGCGTCTAACTGCACACTGGAATTCTACTACCATATGTACGGACGTAATATGGGATCGTTAGAAGTCGTCGCCGTTTTCCAATCTCTCAATGGTTACCGCCGAATTAGCCTGTTCAAGAAGACCGGGAATCAGGGTGACGCGTGGAAACATGCAAGCGCCAGGATCAGCTCAACAAATAACGTTATG ATTCAATTCATTGCAACCAGAGGCAGAAGCTACACTTCTGACATAGCCTTAGACGATTTGTCGTTTATTGGATGTCGGATGGGACCCGCCATCAATAAGACAATGCCGCCTACACCAAAGCCCCCTGGCACCCGTCCACCAGTCGCCACTACAGCACCTACTAGACTACCAATCACACCAACTAAGCGACCAA CTTTGGGCAAATACGACACGAACTTTGAAACTGTGAAACCAGGTCTATGGACGCAGGTTGGCAAGCTGAAATTCCGCCGTGTTAAAGGCCGCACTAGCTCGACCAACACGGGCCCGTCAAAAGATCATACGTCTGGAACCG GTTACTACGTATACATGGAAGCATCAAGTCCCGCTAAACCGGGACAGGCAGCTGCCCTGAAATCCCCTGCCTTCAGTATTGGCTCGTCAAACTGCACGCTAGAATTCTACTACCATATGTACGGACGTTATATGGGAACGTTAGAAGTCGTCGCCGTTTACCAATCTCTCAATGGTGCCAGCCGAATTAGCCTATTCAAGAAGACCGGGAATCAGGGTAACGCGTGGAAACGTGGAATCGCCGGGATCAAGTCAACAAGAAACGTTACG attcaattCATTGCAACCAGAGGCAAAAGCTATACTTCTGACATAGCCTTAGACGATTTGTCGTTCATTGGATGTCAGATGGGACCCGCTATCAATAAGACGATGCCGCCTACGCCAAAGCCCCCTCGTACCCGTCCACCAGTCGCCACTACATTAAACCCATCAA ctGGAAAATGGACGGCATGGTCCTCATGGTCATCTTGCAGTACGACTTGCGGACAAGGACAACAAACTAGAACACGAAAATGCCCAGCTGGTGAAACTTGCAGTGGTAGTGCTACAGAAAATAGATCTTGTACTGAACTGGACCTCTCG GTTCAGGTTGTTGACGGCAAGGTTAATATCGTACACTGCTAG
- the LOC141911280 gene encoding uncharacterized protein LOC141911280 yields MAILYQMSLSSRSPVKERNVALSLESRSPVTVRNVALSLESRSPVTGRNVALSSESRSPVTVKNVALSLESRSPVTVKNVALSLESRSPVTGRNACYEPRVFGDRMKR; encoded by the exons ATGGCTATCCTGTACCAGATG AGTCTTTCGTCGCGGAGTCCGGTGAAGGAGAGAAACGTAGCGCTGAGTTTGGAGTCGCGGAGTCCGGTGACGGTCAGAAACGTAGCGCTGAGTTTGGAGTCGCGGAGTCCGGTGACGGGGAGAAACGTAGCGCTGAGTTCGGAGTCGCGGAGTCCGGTGACGGTCAAAAACGTAGCTCTGAGTTTGGAGTCGCGGAGTCCGGTGACGGTCAAAAACGTAGCGCTGAGTTTGGAGTCGCGGAGTCCGGTGACGGGGAGAAACGCATGCTATGAGCCTCGAGTGTTTGGTGACCGAATGAAACGATAA